Genomic window (Candidatus Nitrosocosmicus franklandus):
GAATATGAGTTGCATGATGAACCAAAAGGGTATATAGGCAATCGCTGGAATTCTCACAGTCGTAATAAAAAATGCAAAAATAATGGTATGGATCTTTGCATGTGGAAAGAATATCAAATACGCTCCCAGTACTCCAGATATAGCACCTGATGCACCTATTGCTGGTACATTGCCTTCTCCTGTTGATATCGCATAAATACTATGTGCTAATGCAGCCATAACGCCCCAGAATAGATATAACAATAGATATCTAAAATGTCCAAATCTATCTTCTAAATTGTCTCCAAAGACATAAAGAAAAAACATGTTTCCTAATAAATGGGCTATGCTACCATGCATGAACATAGAACTGAAAAGAGATCCCAAATTCTGACCGGATAACACCAAATCTGGAACAGAACCATAGTTAAAATATAATTCATATACCGCCATTCGGTTTGAAAAATTTCCCGTGATTATGATCTCATAGATGAAAACTATAATGTTGACACCTATCAGACCATAGTTAACAAATGGACGGCCATTTACCCTAGGAGTATCATCGTGAATTGGGAACATGATTAATAATCTATTTACAAATATTATAAACCCGAATCATTATCTTACTAGCTTGGGCCAAACGGATTCAAATTTGGCATGTCGCCACCTTTGTCATTGTGAGCCTTTCTTACGTGACGTCGAAGTCTTTCCTCCTCATCAAAAATCATATCACAATATTTACACTTCTTTTGATTAGACTGAGTAGAGTTCTTTTTATCCACATCCTTTTTTCTAAAAAATAGCTTCACAAGTAAATAAAAAATAAAGATATAGATTAAAGTTGCTATCTAGAAATTATAAAGAATTTGAAAATCTATATCAATAAAAGAAACCAGATTTTACTCCATAACTATCATAGTTAATGTCGACTTCACACCATTGAGCTTTCTAAGCTTCCATGTTATAGTTTCCTTGACTTTGTCCATGCTCTCACCTTCAACTAGGGCAACTATATCATATACGCCATAGACTTGGTAAACATGTTTTACCAAATCTATCTTTTTTAACTCGCTCACAATTGATTCTTCGCTTCCTAATTCTGCATTCATAAGCACAAAAGCTTCTGGCATATATCAAATTAATAATATAACAAATATAAAAAGATGATATCACCTATAATACAAACATAGCATTAACCCTGCCGAACTAGATTTCTGGGCTTAATTTGGATTCGTCGAAGAGCTTTGCTTTTGCCCATTCGTACTCAAAGAAATCTACACACCACTCATGAAAGGATTCATCCGTGCTATAAAACATTATGTTTAGATCTGGTTCTCCCTTCAATGTCGGGAAAGAAATGCACGATTCCCTCTCGTTAAAGATCGTAACTATATTAATTTTATCAACCATTCTCCGTTCTACTATTCCTTTAGAGACGAAGTTTTTCCAACCTAATTTCTTAAGTAATTCATGTCTCCCCTTTGGTATAACCACATCAGCTGGAAAAATATAACTGAATTTAACATTGTTGTTAACCCTCTCTGCAATTGTTTCGATAAGATCAATTGGTACTTGAGATATGACTTCTTTGATGTATTGCTGTGAGTTATTATAAACGGCCTTCCAACGTTGAAGAACAGCCATTACACCCACCACTACCTCGCAATTGTTTAATGAACCTATACGTTGAATAAATTTTAATGGCAGGTTACTAAGCGTATGTTCCTGAAAATAATCCTTATGTTTGAAAGGAAAAGTAAAATTCGGAATAAGTGATACAATTATTTCACCATAAGGAGTTAACAACAATTCGCCTTCTCCAGTTTTTTTGACCAATTTTGAATCTATTAATCTATTGATATTTCGATGAGATTCCTGCATAGTTGCATTTAAATCTGTAGCCAGTTGAGATAATCTGTAAGGTCGAATTGCTAGTTTTAGGAGCATATAAATACGCAAGTCGCCTGCAAGTTCAAAGAATACAGACTGAAAATCGTCTCCGGCCTGGCTAAGCATAATTTAGGTTCATAGTACTGGAATTTAAACTTGATAAATTAATATTTCGATGGCAGGTAATTGTGATAGCCAAAACAAAACGTTTTAATTGGTTTTCTCTTTACGAAAATTATAGTGCCCGGGTAGTATAGAAATGCACCTTGGTGCATTGTAAAGTCCGGTCCAGTATGGGGGACTGTCACTCCCTTGACCCGGGTTCGAATCCCGGCCCGGGCGCTTTACAAATTTTTTTGATTAATATCATATCTTTCTTAGAATGTAGAACAATATCGTGTTTGAGTTTGCCGAAAACCTTTCCGAATTTACTTATTTGAAATTATGGGTCCTAATGAGGTAGGTCAATCTTTTTCATCAAGTCCTTTTTTGATAATGAGTTTTAGTTTGTACTCGTATGACTTTTACTCATTCTTCAAACTTTGGAATTATAGTCCTATTTGCTTTTGACACTAGAAACCTACTGGTAGTGACTCGAAGTCATATTAAACATTTATCATCTTCGCTTAGTAGTATTTCTTTAAATGGTCTTTAATCAGTAAGAAAGGCGAAATAATGAACCTAAGGATTCATAGTCGAATAATCTTAATCAAGTACGAAAGACCTTTATCACATAAAATATCCTTTAGATACGCGCTTTTACCGAAAACGATAATAAATAAAATCGAAAACCCTTATTGTTCATTTAAATTTACAATTTTTTGTTTCGAATGTACTCTATTACTATCCACAGGCTTTGTCAGAAAAATAAAGGATATGTTTTTTCTTGTAACAAAAATATTAACTAGTTTGTTATGGCAGCTTTCCTAGTCTTTTTCATATCCCAACCATATAATGCCACAATCCAACCTATAATTATCAGAGCAATAGAAGTTACCTCAGCATCCACCATCGGGTTTCGAAACTCGGTTTCGGTAGGAGGAGACTGGATATTGAATTCCGTATCAGGAATAGACTCGGTAATTACAGCAGGAGCTGTAACTGCGACTCCAATTACACCTGCAACTATTAACACTAAACCAGCTATTAGGATTGGTTTATAACTAACCATGCAAAGAACTAGATTTTTTCCTATATAAATATTAAGAGTTGAGATCCAGGTTAGAAGTCATTCGAACATAATTTTCATTCTTCAGTCAGAAACATTGGGATCAAGAGTGATTAAGGTCTGTTCATTTATCGATAAGAAACCAGTCTGAATTATGGTCAGAATATTATTCAATGATTATCCAGGAATGAGAATACCATATTAACACATATGTAAACATTATTTTACAAGGTATTTGATTGTCAAAGTAATAGGCTCGCAAGCCACTATTTTAAATCAAAATTTTTATTGACAGTCATCTTGCTACATTTAGAAAAAAAGATGGTCTCTATATCGTGTCAAAAATTTATATCAATGAAAAAATAAAAAACTTTCTTGTTTACTATTACCAAAGTTAGACATTTTTGTTGGTAATTGTAGATCAGGACATAAATCTGTTATGCTTAACTAATATCTTGTATAATAAAAGATATGAAAAAAGTAAATGAAAAACCAGATAAAGATTCGCCAGGTACTGAAAAATTAAAAAAAGAGATGCTAAAACCCATAACGAGAACAGACTCTGAATTAGATGAAGAGCTAAAGGAGTTGGAAGTTGAGAATTCTGCCGGTGGAAAGGACGGTGGAGGAGGATAGATCAGGTAGCAGAATCAAGGCTACAACTGCAAATTTCGACACGCTAATTCCAATTGCTCTACAAGTAACGCATGTTTACACCCAAATTAGTGAGTCTTCTTTGGCAATTTCTCATCTGCTCATATAGTATCTCATTCCTTACTTATCAGATATCGTTAAATAGTTGGTCTTATCGAAACGATTCCATATCGATCAGTTTTTCAAATTTCTCGGGAATTAAAATCGGGTGGTGAATATGTTTATACGATGCACCCTCATTAATATGGTTGAATAATAACCTTCTTTTTATGTAACTTATTGACAAATACGCCAGCACTATTTTGACTTAAGCCCCTTTTGTTGGTTTAAAAAACCAAATTTGGAGAAGAATTTAAGATGTCTCTGCATTTTTTTGTTATTCAGTATTTTAAAAATACAATTCATGACATTACGTTCTCGTCTAGGATGTGGATTCTTACCCCCATGCTACTTTTTCTACGGTAACAGGATTTGATAGTATAATTAAGAGAAGAATCTTGATTCGAAATACTTCTGTTGTAATTTAGAGAATCTATGTCATTATTGAAAACACGTTAACTCTTAATATGTTTATTAGTTTTTTTATTAACCAGCTCTACAGCTAACTCATTTAGTTTTGTTAGTTTAAATGGTTTTATTAACAATTTTATATTTTTCGTTATAAACCTCTTATCGCTGTTAAATGCTTGCTTTACAGAATCGTATGCCGAAATTATGAGGATCGAGGCAAACGGGTATTTATTGAAAATTTCATTTGCAGCTTCTAGTCCATTTTTACCATCGGGTAATTTGTAATCAAGAATTACAAGGTCGGGTTTGAATTCTTCGTAATCGTTTAGAATATTGGATGCGGTAGTGTTTGTAACAGAAATGTGATAACCTTTATTGATTAGAAAATCTTTATACAGATTCAACAAATCCTGTTCATCTTCAATTATCATGATACGTATCACTTCTGCATTGGTACAAATGCATCATTCATTAATAAACCATAATATAGGTTTCATTTAGATTTGTATAGAAATCGAATTGTGATTTATAATCATAAGAATATCACGATTATCGGTATTCAATCAGCATCTGATAGTAAGGTTTTGATCGAAGTGGAAAATCATCTAACCTGCAGTATATTTGACATAAATTATTGCTTGTATTTATTTGAATCTTCTTTAGATAGATTGAAACGCAAAGTACTCCCATCAAATTCAGAACTGATGATTTTAGGAAGTACAAATGTATCTTTATCAGTCGAGCCTCTTTCCGTGACAACGTAATCTTCACTGATTTCTAGAACTTTTCCTAAATCATAGTCATTAATTCCTTTGGCAGTTTTGTTAATTGCATCAGACCAATTAATATTTAGATGATTTGACATACTTGGTAATGTAAAACAATTCTTAAATAGATCGTCTCAAAACGAAATTCAATGAGTAATAAATCCCACAAAACGAATCTTTTATCTCTACTTAAACGATATAAAAATTAGCAATAAATATAATAACTATAAGATGTATTAGTAATTTAATTGGACACGGAGAAAGAAAGCGACGTTCCGACATCATCTGCCTCCAAATCTGTAGAATATGTTCTTTTAGAAAACATTGGAAATGAATTATGGGAAATTGATTATCAAGATGGGATTGCATTAAATGTAACAGAGATTATTAATCCAGAAACAACTGGAAACATCATTAAATATTCAGGAAAAATTGAAGACTTTCTGTTAAATGAAAGACATTTAAAAAATCTTCACTTCCATGAATCAGTAAACTTTCCAATGAGAGTACATTTTGATAATTGACTTTAAAAAAGAAAAAATAGTGAATATACCAGAGGTTAGTTGTATGCTAATATGGTATTTGTGTGATTTGGTGAACTTTCCATATTAAATCGAGAATCGATTTATTTATGAAGCAATAAGTGTTATTTTCTCCTTCAGACAAATTGTGTAAATGATGACGATTCTTTGCTATAGTATATAATATCACAGATTACATAAATGTTCAGAGATTTAATTGACTTGGATTACATCATGAAATAGTTACGGTATTATCACACTTCATGGATTTGAAAGATCTATATATTGTTCTCAATTAACGACCAATAACAATATTTCCACCTACAATATTTTCCGGAGTATAGACTATGAAGATAGAAAGAGTATGTAGTTATAATCACTTACTTTCCATTTTTATCTATTCGCAACCTATTCTTTTATTACTCATAATTGAATTTTGTTTGGACTCTCATTGTAATACTGTACAACATTTCCTGTAATATCACCTTCGTCAGGCAAGACACCATTCTTTCTGTTTATGAGTTGTGAAAAGCAATTAGTAACATACAAAACTATTCATACACTGTAGAAACAAATAAAATCCATATATGCTCATTTTAATTCAAGTTGTATCTTTACTGAATAGTCGGTAATATCAATTTCAGGTTCTATTTGCAGGGTTTGTTTTAGAAGCGACTTCATGAAACCTAGTAGGAAATGTGAACCCTGCGTTCCTAATCTGTGTCTAATTACAATTATTTTGTGTTTACCAGTTTCTAATTCATCAAAAGTACCTACATAACCATATGTACATATTATTTTTTCAATGTATTCAAGGACAGTTTCAAAAGAAATGTTTTTTTTCCAAAACAAAATTGTATCGTTTGGAATGTCCTTACCCATATCTAATCCTAGTGTAAAAGACTCATCCTCATTTAACCTAGCAAGTAAAGATCTCAATATTTCGCGATGAATTATTAGCATGTCTAATTTAGATTGAAATCGAGTAAACTCGGCATATTGTTTAAGAACTGAATTAATCATGGCATTTACTGACACACCCATCCGTTCAGCTTCTGCATTTAGAGTTTCTGACAGGGATTTATCTATTCTGAATGATCTGACGGTTGAGTTGGAAAGCGGCATACCACTATTACCACACTTATGTCTTAAAACCGTAACTATGTGTAACCTTTTGTAATAATCTCTTACTGAAGGTTACAATGTATACAACCTTCACTTATACTCTTACATCTATTGTAATCCGATGCATAATAGTTTAATATTAAATCAGCTGGACAAGATCACTTCTAGTCACCAGCATTCTATAATCTATGATTATGATAAAGGTGAAAAACTATGCAAGGTATGCGGAGTAATTGTTCAAGACAAGATTTTTGATGTTGAATTTAGCGCCGACTTTTACAAGTATAAAAGTGATACAAATACAGCTCTACCACAATCAGTTATTTTGAATGATAAAGGAATGTCAACTTCTATCGCAGATTATGATGCAACAAGTTCAAAAAGATTTTCCAATAGAAAGGAACATAATAAGATCGAATTTCTCAACAAAATCGTGAGTTGTTCAAACAAGAAGAGAAACCTAAAGATTGTTATCGATCTTCTAAATAGAATTAAAGATAAATTATCATTGACATCTGCGTGTATAGAAGAGGCATTACAGTATTACAAGAAGGCACTGGAAAAAGGCATGATTAAAGGCAGGTCTATAAAGGAAATGATAGTTGCTTGTGTTTACCTAGTATGCAAAAAGGTTAACATACCAAGAACCCTTTCAGAGATTTCACAAGTAGTAGAAGCAGACGAGATTTTTGCCGCAAGATGTTATAGACTCCTAATGAGAGAATTAAAGATTACGCATGTACAGTTTAAACCCACGATATTTATAAGAAAAATTGCAGACGAGGCCAACATAAACGAGAGAACTGCAAGAGAATCTATAGATTTATTGTTAGCAATACAAAATGAAAATATTTTCTTAGGCAAGAATTCCCTCTCCATTGCTGCTGCCATTTTATATTTAACCTGCAGAAAACATAAACAAAAGATATCTCAGGCCAGAATTGCTTATGCTGCTAGCATTAACATTATGACATTAAGAAAAAGACTTTCAGAAGTGCGAAATGTAATTACTAACGCATCATTTTTGAATTGACCTGTTATCAATAAATTAGATATTTCATAATTTTCCCTTACCACTAGTGTCGAGATATCCGGAGCTAAATAGGTCTCATATAGCATTCTTATATTGTTTGGCCTTTTAGGAAATTTATTGACACTAAAAGAAGATTCACTCAGTCTCCATCGAATTCTTAAGGGAAAGATTGAGATCTCCAGTAGAATTTCGGCAGATAATATTTTTGAAACTGAAGGAGAAAGAGGCAAGGGAACACTAAGTTCAATTTATACACCTGGCGTAGCTTACGTATCTGAAGAGATTAGGGATCATAAAGATTTGGTCTACGAATACACATCCAAATGGAACAATATTGCAATTGTTTGTGATGGGACCCGGGTTTTAGGTTTAGGTAACGTTGGCCCAGAAAGTGCTTTGCCAGTCATGGAAGGAAAATCGGTTCTATTTAAAACGCTAGCAAATGTCAATGCTTTTCCTTTATGTATATCCATTACAGATAAGGAAGATATCATAAGATTCGTAAGATCTATTGAACCGTCTTTTGGGGCAATCAATATAGAAGATATAGAATCACCGAAAGTTTTGGAAATTGTCGAGGCCCTTCAAAACGAATTGACTATCCCTGTTTTTCACGACGATAGACATGGTACAGCGGTAATTACTCTGGCGGCATTAATAAATTCCTTAAGATTGTTAAACAAAAAAACAAAAAACGTAAGAATAGTAATAGCTGGAGCTGGTTCTGCAGGATATGGAATTTTTAGAATATTACTTAGAATGGGATTTAAAAGTATCATAGTAGTTGACAAGCAAGGTGCAATATATGAAGGGAGAGAACCTGATATCGAAGGCTCCGATTCACACAATCAAAGAAATAGAGATAATCTTTCACCTAGTAACAATCAGATTAATCCGTTTAAGAAGGAAATCGCATTAAACTCAAACAAACAAAAGATAAAAGGAGATATAGTAACGGCTATCGAGGGAGCAGATGTTTTTATAGGTACATCAGGAAAGGGAGGCTTGCTGAATTCCAAAATGATAAAAAGTATGAATAAAGATCCAATTATTTTTGCTCTAAGTAACCCAGATCCAGAGATATTACCTGCGCAAGCAATCAATGCGGGAGCTGCAATAGTGGCCACGGGTCGCTCTGATTTCCCAAACCAAATAAATAATGCGGTAGTTTTTCCTGCAATATTTAGAGCCTTATTAGATTTAAGGATAAGGAATTTGAGTGAAGATATTTTGATAGCCGTTTCAAAATCTATAGCAGACTTAGTGGATATCAAGCATTTATCTAAAACATATATAGTTCCAAAAATAAACGACCCAAGAATACTACCAGTAGTAACCAAATCAGTGAAAGAGTACATCATCAAGCGGCATGACAAGTAAAAAATTTTTAACCATTTCATTTCCTCCAAGAATAAAACTTCAATAAATTGTTGTTGTTGTTGTTGTTGTTGGCTCTTCTATCAATTAAGCTCCATTGTTTCCTCATATAGCACCCCTATCATGATTCCATATAATTATGAATTATGTGAAGAAGCTAACGATGGATGTGGAATAGAAATTGTTCCAACACATGACAAAACTATTCCAATGATCTGTGCTGGATTTGATAATCTTCTAATGCTTTAAATTATATCACACAGAGATTAGAAGACTGGAGAAGTCATTTTCAAAGACAAAACTACTATAAACAAGATTGTAGAAAAACATACAAAAAAGAAATAAGGCATTCAGCTAATTACAGTAACCTTCTAAGCAAATCATATTTAAGAATGGTAATGTATGGCGTGATCAAGTAATTAACATAAGAATAATACAAGTGCACAGTAGTATAACTAAGAGAACTATCAACAAAATGGCAAGCTCAATAATATAGAGGAAGAGTCAACAACCATGTTGTATGGACGCTTCCAGAGAATTCTAGTAAAGCATAATATTTTAGAACGGTTATTGTTAGAAAATAGTTAACCGTAATAATCAATAATTCACCTAGCAATCGAACAGAACAAGTAATTGATCAAATAAGAGAATCGATTCCTCGTAGGTCGGTTATGACGACCTTAACATACCATACGATTCTCAATCTGTCATAGGATGATAACCTTATTTTAAATACCAAACTGTCTGGTAGATTAATCATAAATAATTGACGACTAAGGATAGGAGAACCAAGTTAATAAATTCCACCGTGGCTACGACTGCAAATTTGACTCAATATCATATATAAATAACAGACACCATCCAAAAAATACTCAGTTCGCAAATAGCTACCAGAGACTACAAAAAGTCGAAAATTTAACGAACATAAACTAAATATGATAAATGTTAAAGGAGTTGTACCGCTAATGTAAAAGACTTGATGTCAAAAATTGTCTCCAAAGTTTCTCATGCTAGAATCGACCTGATCCTGTAGATTGCCCGTACCCTTCTGCTTGTGCTCACTCTTGTGTACTCTAGCATCCATCTCTTTCTCATGTTCTTCTCGAACGTGATGTAACCGATCCTTTTCATGAATAAATTGCTTACCACATTTATGACATTTTAATATCAACTTATGATGTACGGTGTGATAATGACTCATCAAATCATCCTCAGAGTCAAATTTCTCACCATCTATTTCGCATGAATATTTCTTATGAAAAAAATCCACAAGACTATTACTTTGTGGATGTTATTAAATTCTTTTATGAGTTCCATGCTATTTTTGTCCGTATCGGAAGGACTCTGCTTTTGTTGTCCATGTAATTTTACTCAACCTCTATAGATAAGGAATCAATAGTATTCGGACAAGAGGATAACTTTTTAGATCTTTCTTAAGAAGAATGATCAAAATGGTATTTATTTTGACAAAATGGGGTTAAGAATTTATAAAGTTCTTGATCCAGTTATACACTTCATTACTAGATACGGCAATAAATGACATCCTGGTATCTATAGAAAGTTGACAATTCAATTCCCTTCCATTAGTATCGAATATTAATCCTCCAGCTTCCTTCGCTATAAGATAACATGCAGCCATATCTATAGATCGAATCTTGTTCCTAATATCAATATAAGCATCTATTGATCCTCTTGCAAAATAGCATAATTCTAAAGCGTTAGCGCCCAAGTGTCTAATATGACTAACAGAGGATATCAAATCCGAGATCGCGTTGAAATGTTCCTTAGATAATCCAGAGATATTAAGTCCTATAACCATATCACTAATTGTTAGAGGGTGATTTTTTACAACGGAAAGTCTCTTATCATTCATAAATGAACCTTTTGAATTAGAAGCGTAAAAGATATCTCCTGATACTAAATTAAATACTACAGAGTCGGTAACTGATGTCAGATTTGTATCTGGAGAATAAGCTAGTGAACAACAGTAAAAAGGTAATCCACAGTTAGCATTGGTTGTACCATCCACACCATCCATTACAATTAAACCCGCATCCTTACCTTTTACCAAACCGCATTCTTCTCCAACAACATTTGGTACAAATGCATTTTTCTTCAATGTGTCAAAAACAGATTTTTCAGCTATCAAATCAATCTTGGTTGAAACATCACCTCCAGCACCAATTTCAAATTTTTCTCTTCCTTCAGCAGTACCTATTATATCTTTTGTATTATTATAAACATTCATTGCACATTCTTTTAATATTTCCAGAACTGACATATCAAATCACAATAATATTACTCTGATAAGCAAATAAAAACTATGAAATAAAAGAAGAACAGGAAAACACACAACATCTCCAAATGACTGATTAATTTATTAACTACTATGATTTAAATTAAGTACTCAAGTCTATTGCCAGAATTTACCAATTTATTGCCCTATCATTTGGGAAATAATTAAGAAGATGCTAATTAGTCAGTATAAAACTCTATGAATTGGCTGAAAACGATAAGTAATAAAAATACCAAAGACTAAGGGAAATTGATGATGGATGGAGTTAATGAAGTAAAATCCGCTCCGGACTGGAATGACACACAATCTCAGATTAATGGGGAATTGCTTGGTGTCGTAATCGGTGTTACTAAACCCGGATATATTACATTTGAAGGAAAGGAGCCGGTTGGATTGGGAGAATATATTACAATTACCAACGGACAGAATAAGAGTATTCTTGGAGTTGTTGAATCATGTTTCATCAAGAGTGATGCTTTGGACGAGATTTCAAATTTTGAGGAGGCATTAGAAAGCAAAATAGTAGCTGAAATCAACAAAAGAGACAAGAGTTTCAAGGTGAATGTGAAAATACTTGGCCTGTTAGATATGCTTAAAAGATCTAAATCTATATTACCAGAAATACCTCCACTTCCGGGCACTGAAGTATATAGAGCAAGAAGGGAAGATCTAAGAGACATCTTTGATTCAGATGAAGAATCATGGATAAAAATTGGAACACTCCTTAGAAATACAAATGTAAATGTTAAGATCAATACGAACAAGATGACCACCAGGCATTTAGGAATTTTGGCAATGACTGGAATGGGCAAAAGTAATCTAGTAAGTGTTCTTGCGAAATCCATTGCTCAAATTCCAGGTACAATGGTAATTTTTGACTATCACGATGAGTATCGGTTTCTGAATGGAGAGAACATTAATTTTGTTCAGGCTCAAATAAATCCAAGATTGTTAACTTCTGACAAGTTTGCTGAGGTAATAGAGATAAGAGAAAATGCAGACATTCAAAATACGATTCTTTTAAAGACATTTGAGAACGAAGATCTAAAAAAGAAAACAGGAGACGACTTTTGGGATGATCTAGAAAAGAGTATCGAAGCAATAAGCTCTAAAGAGAAAAGATTCTCAAGTTCGGCAGACAGGGTTTTAGATAAAATAAAAGAAGCCAGACGGAGGTTTGACAACATATTAGTACCAAACGCATTAGATCCGGTTTCTCAGATAAAAGAAGGCTGCATAAACATCATAAATCTTATCGAATTTACAGAAAAGCAGGCCAACGTAGCGATTTCGTTCTATCTAGAATCCATTCTGTATCAAAGAAAGCTAGCCAAGAGTCAGAGTTTAAATTTCAATTACCAAGATAAAAACCAAACATTATTTCACAGTCCTGTAATAGTTGTTATTGAGGAAGCTCATGTATTTATGCCCAAAAATGAAAATACCGATACCAAATACATTGCTTCA
Coding sequences:
- a CDS encoding rhomboid family intramembrane serine protease, which encodes MFPIHDDTPRVNGRPFVNYGLIGVNIIVFIYEIIITGNFSNRMAVYELYFNYGSVPDLVLSGQNLGSLFSSMFMHGSIAHLLGNMFFLYVFGDNLEDRFGHFRYLLLYLFWGVMAALAHSIYAISTGEGNVPAIGASGAISGVLGAYLIFFPHAKIHTIIFAFFITTVRIPAIAYIPFWFIMQLIFALIGQSGGVAYLAHIGGFIIGLVSAYGWKFFSTHLFDRGSYRNQDYRPRSIRTSKFPLNNHYVGNNRIDSSDVRNPKRILRPEIIMGENFVDVIYEDKNASTFSQIQANFNNETRLLTIHNLVTNRTNTLSVSELQDKRYVVSNISVINGIVRIRLAQVF
- a CDS encoding Lrp/AsnC family transcriptional regulator, translating into MPEAFVLMNAELGSEESIVSELKKIDLVKHVYQVYGVYDIVALVEGESMDKVKETITWKLRKLNGVKSTLTMIVME
- a CDS encoding helix-turn-helix transcriptional regulator encodes the protein MLSQAGDDFQSVFFELAGDLRIYMLLKLAIRPYRLSQLATDLNATMQESHRNINRLIDSKLVKKTGEGELLLTPYGEIIVSLIPNFTFPFKHKDYFQEHTLSNLPLKFIQRIGSLNNCEVVVGVMAVLQRWKAVYNNSQQYIKEVISQVPIDLIETIAERVNNNVKFSYIFPADVVIPKGRHELLKKLGWKNFVSKGIVERRMVDKINIVTIFNERESCISFPTLKGEPDLNIMFYSTDESFHEWCVDFFEYEWAKAKLFDESKLSPEI
- a CDS encoding response regulator, with product MIIEDEQDLLNLYKDFLINKGYHISVTNTTASNILNDYEEFKPDLVILDYKLPDGKNGLEAANEIFNKYPFASILIISAYDSVKQAFNSDKRFITKNIKLLIKPFKLTKLNELAVELVNKKTNKHIKS
- a CDS encoding transcription initiation factor IIB, with amino-acid sequence MHNSLILNQLDKITSSHQHSIIYDYDKGEKLCKVCGVIVQDKIFDVEFSADFYKYKSDTNTALPQSVILNDKGMSTSIADYDATSSKRFSNRKEHNKIEFLNKIVSCSNKKRNLKIVIDLLNRIKDKLSLTSACIEEALQYYKKALEKGMIKGRSIKEMIVACVYLVCKKVNIPRTLSEISQVVEADEIFAARCYRLLMRELKITHVQFKPTIFIRKIADEANINERTARESIDLLLAIQNENIFLGKNSLSIAAAILYLTCRKHKQKISQARIAYAASINIMTLRKRLSEVRNVITNASFLN
- a CDS encoding NAD(P)-dependent malic enzyme, which gives rise to MTLKEDSLSLHRILKGKIEISSRISADNIFETEGERGKGTLSSIYTPGVAYVSEEIRDHKDLVYEYTSKWNNIAIVCDGTRVLGLGNVGPESALPVMEGKSVLFKTLANVNAFPLCISITDKEDIIRFVRSIEPSFGAINIEDIESPKVLEIVEALQNELTIPVFHDDRHGTAVITLAALINSLRLLNKKTKNVRIVIAGAGSAGYGIFRILLRMGFKSIIVVDKQGAIYEGREPDIEGSDSHNQRNRDNLSPSNNQINPFKKEIALNSNKQKIKGDIVTAIEGADVFIGTSGKGGLLNSKMIKSMNKDPIIFALSNPDPEILPAQAINAGAAIVATGRSDFPNQINNAVVFPAIFRALLDLRIRNLSEDILIAVSKSIADLVDIKHLSKTYIVPKINDPRILPVVTKSVKEYIIKRHDK
- a CDS encoding inositol monophosphatase family protein; the encoded protein is MSVLEILKECAMNVYNNTKDIIGTAEGREKFEIGAGGDVSTKIDLIAEKSVFDTLKKNAFVPNVVGEECGLVKGKDAGLIVMDGVDGTTNANCGLPFYCCSLAYSPDTNLTSVTDSVVFNLVSGDIFYASNSKGSFMNDKRLSVVKNHPLTISDMVIGLNISGLSKEHFNAISDLISSVSHIRHLGANALELCYFARGSIDAYIDIRNKIRSIDMAACYLIAKEAGGLIFDTNGRELNCQLSIDTRMSFIAVSSNEVYNWIKNFINS
- a CDS encoding helicase HerA domain-containing protein yields the protein MMDGVNEVKSAPDWNDTQSQINGELLGVVIGVTKPGYITFEGKEPVGLGEYITITNGQNKSILGVVESCFIKSDALDEISNFEEALESKIVAEINKRDKSFKVNVKILGLLDMLKRSKSILPEIPPLPGTEVYRARREDLRDIFDSDEESWIKIGTLLRNTNVNVKINTNKMTTRHLGILAMTGMGKSNLVSVLAKSIAQIPGTMVIFDYHDEYRFLNGENINFVQAQINPRLLTSDKFAEVIEIRENADIQNTILLKTFENEDLKKKTGDDFWDDLEKSIEAISSKEKRFSSSADRVLDKIKEARRRFDNILVPNALDPVSQIKEGCINIINLIEFTEKQANVAISFYLESILYQRKLAKSQSLNFNYQDKNQTLFHSPVIVVIEEAHVFMPKNENTDTKYIASKVAREGRKFGVGLIIVSQRPRTLDPNVLSQLGSLAIMKLVQQEDQAQIESASESINGKIIEQLPSLNPGEALLVGQWVNLPSFIKIDEIAERTMGKDPEPVSEWKNTKEKRIMAIEDSSLFIREEYIEEEYIE